From Etheostoma cragini isolate CJK2018 chromosome 10, CSU_Ecrag_1.0, whole genome shotgun sequence, the proteins below share one genomic window:
- the rell2 gene encoding RELT-like protein 2, translated as MTELEASEVEEHPLPYMIFVVVFLFFLTGLLGFLICHLLKKQGYRCRTGDMDDPDEEEEEEEEKKLGGNADDEDEDNQDTVEQILKCIIENEANMEAFNEMFGNQNVCVRHDPRLRKESIGGVPPHHHTVHSGTDHNSCHLCAQVRSKKGRRQSRTPRSKQRPGEQTVFSVGRFRVTHTDKKLHGGPNPLVSSGDQLDQSQDSDDRKEGGYNLRSMFKDVRPPLEGSNGVAPNVGKRRKSVGIFGLRRGSDPVGNKFRDGTGTESGDVRFAIQQQPVVLEEVLQAENIALDRGTKPGIKPKTAPSKSQTLASPQREPKTSGPVNSPSTQSKDQTQGSTSAPERGVKDEPSPEPHTNLLIPLSVGTTAALAPSSLHIPSPAFKTTEKQGDVGGKVLKNEEAFDPGPQQTSTPIAPMPGSIPGVTHTGQPDPCSSTGFPVTQTPPDPSSSPDLESGCGASLALISLGSSPPSSVSLLQTPMSPVPFTPSPKISSRHTPSEDALTPSPKLPSGRAMSGQSPVPSSSFGKSASPLQARTPSPALAASPKLDTMPVSPQTPSTSPADQNMSFGSSPRPTLKPGIETSVRSVAKGDMNSQPFSLKEQELEKAGIQKTEEKTEIIRPGILKTAKPPPVQEDSKGPAHYSSIDQLSKNRLSSLPLSSSIPLSPSSPIGSVTSSVTIVKASPDSKREFSVVTMVEEKESSTSIKDKIGSTSELRVESEKIIPGISPKLSRGGEVYVSVVGQPESESGKTPVAEVSPRVCQEKDDMVEMEDIRDCKVTQVEEAEGVVEELEKMDNTWSKQDC; from the exons ATGAGGACGAGGACAACCAGGACACGGTGGAGCAGATCCTCAAATGCATTATTGAAAATGAAG CTAACATGGAAGCCTTCAATGAGATGTTTGGGAACCAAAATGTATGTGTGCGCCATGACCCCAG GCTGCGTAAGGAGTCCATTGGTGGTGTTCCTCCTCATCACCATACAGTCCACTCAGGCACCGACCACAACTCCTGCCACCTCTGTGCCCAGGTCCGGTCTAAAAAGGGCCGACGACAAAGCCGAACCCCCCGCTCTAAACAACGACCTGGAGAGCAGACTGTCTTCTCTGTTGGCAG GTTCCGAGTGACGCACACAGATAAGAAGCTCCACGGAGGTCCTAATCCATTGGTCAGTTCAGGGGACCAGCTGGACCAATCCCAGGACAGCGATGATCGGAAGGAGGGCGGGTACAATCTAAGAAGCATGTTCAAGGATGTCCGACCGCCTTTAGAAGGCTCCAATGGGGTTGCTCCAAATGTGGGAAAACGCAGGAAGAGTGTTGGCATATTCGGGCTGAGACGGGGCAGCGACCCTGTCGGCAATAAATTTAGAGATGGGACAGGCACAGAGAGTGGAGATGTTAGATTTGCTATTCAGCAGCAACCTGTAGTGCTGGAGGAAGTTTTGCAGGCAGAGAATATCGCTCTTGACCGTGGTACAAAACCTGGTATCAAACCTAAAACCGCACCCTCAAAGAGTCAAACGCTTGCTTCACCTCAACGTGAGCCTAAGACTTCAGGTCCTGTTAATTCTCCCTCGACCCAAAGTAAGGATCAGACCCAGGGCTCTACGTCTGCTCCTGAGAGGGGCGTTAAAGATGAGCCTAGTCCTGAACCTCATACCAACCTTTTGATCCCACTGTCTGTTGGGACTACAGCAGCTCTTGCCCCCAGCTCTCTTCACATCCCATCtcctgcatttaaaacaacagagaaacaaGGAGATGTTGGGGGTAAGGTGTTAAAAAATGAGGAGGCATTTGATCCTGGGCCGCAACAGACCTCTACACCTATTGCCCCCATGCCTGGATCCATTCCAGGTGTCACTCATACTGGTCAACCTGATCCCTGTTCCAGCACAGGTTTTCCAGTTACCCAAACTCCCCCTGACCCAAGCTCCAGCCCAGATCTGGAATCAGGTTGTGGTGCTAGCTTAGCTTTAATAAGCTTAGGTTCATCCCCACCATCTTCAGTCTCTTTGTTACAAACTCCTATGTCACCTGTGCCGTTCACACCGAGCCCTAAAATTAGTTCAAGACATACGCCATCAGAGGATGCCCTCACGCCAAGCCCCAAACTCCCATCAGGCCGAGCCATGTCTGGCCAATCCCCTGTTCCATCTTCATCCTTTGGAAAAAGTGCTAGTCCATTACAAGCCCGAACTCCCTCACCTGCTCTTGCTGCTAGCCCCAAACTTGACACCATGCCAGTATCACCACAAACCCCCTCTACTTCTCCAGCAGACCAAAACATGTCCTTTGGAAGTTCACCTCGTCCAACTTTAAAGCCAGGAATTGAGACATCTGTAAGATCCGTGGCCAAAGGAGATATGAATTCACAGCCATTTTCTCTGAAGGAACAAGAGCTGGAAAAAGCCGGAATccaaaagacagaagaaaaaactgaaataatcaggcctgggatTCTCAAAACTGCTAAACCTCCACCAGTTCAGGAAGATTCTAAAGGTCCTGCCCATTACTCTTCCATTGATCAGCTTTCTAAAAACAGACTGAGCAGTTTGCCTTTGTCATCTTCCATTCCCCTGTCCCCCTCCTCACCTATAGGGAGCGTAACAAGTAGTGTGACCATTGTCAAAGCCAGCCCTGACAGCAAGAGAGAGTTTTCCGTTGTCACTATGGTGGAAGAGAAAGAATCCTCTACGTCAATAAAAGACAAGATAGGATCAACTTCTGAACTCCGGGTTGAATCCGAAAAAATTATTCCAGGAATTAGTCCCAAACTTAGTCGGGGAGGAGAGGTTTATGTTTCAGTTGTTGGACAACCTGAAAGTGAAAGTGGAAAGACTCCTGTAGCAGAGGTTAGCCCAAGGGTGTGCCAAGAGAAGGATGATATGGTGGAGATGGAAGATATTAGGGACTGCAAAGTGACACAGGTTGAAGAAGCAGAGGGGGTGGTGGAGGAGTTGGAGAAGATGGACAACACTTGGTCAAAACAGGACTGCTAG